The Thalassomonas actiniarum genome contains the following window.
ACTAGTGCTTGACTGAGCTTGCTTAAAAAACATGTCGCTCCCGGTATTTTTTGGGGCGGCAGCGAATCATCACTCCTGTTTTTCCTCAAAGTCTCCTTTAAAGCCGAAATTTTACAAATAACCAAGCTGGCCTCAAAAACATGGCTATAATTTGCTAGATTAGTCGAGGCAAATCTTGAATACCCGGGAGCCAAATGGATCCACAAGAGTATTTTTCCCTGCTCAGCGCCACTTCACAGGGAGATAAAAAGGCATTCTCAGCCCTTTATCAGGCCACGGCAGGTAAATTATTTGCCCTTTGTTTGAAGATCCTCGGCAATAAGGCTGCTGCCGAAGAAGCGCTGCAGGATGCCTTTGTTAAAATCTGGCATAACGCCGGCGAATACCAGGCGGCGAAGGGGGCGGTAATGACCTGGATGACCAGTATTGTACGTTACCGCTGCCTGGATATGCTACGCCAGAAAAACGTCAGAAAAGAGCTGGCGCTGGATGAGGAAGGGGTGAGTAATAAGCTTGGCAGCCAGCATGGCGTGCATAACTTTGAGGATGAGTTTTGTTATGAAGAGAACAGCAAACTTGCCGATTGTATGCAGGCCCTGGAACAA
Protein-coding sequences here:
- a CDS encoding sigma-70 family RNA polymerase sigma factor: MDPQEYFSLLSATSQGDKKAFSALYQATAGKLFALCLKILGNKAAAEEALQDAFVKIWHNAGEYQAAKGAVMTWMTSIVRYRCLDMLRQKNVRKELALDEEGVSNKLGSQHGVHNFEDEFCYEENSKLADCMQALEQQQKQAIHLAYFKGLSHHEVVQYIHSPLGTVKSWIRRGLLQLQRCLSL